The nucleotide window GCAGTCTGGCTGCCTGGATACTTACGATGGGGTCGATACTCTGATCGAAATCCGATCTGCGGCCGAAGACCTCGGTGGCCACTGTGTAGCCCTTGATACTGCCGGCATTACCGGCCAAGGTTTGTTTCACGACGTATTCTAGAAGGGCGATCTGCTGCGGCGTGGCAGAAAAGTCCGGGCTGTCCAGCATCCGTTCAAGCTGGCGGAAAATGTGCTCGTCTGGGGAAGATGACGGCATTGGTTTGTTAATCATCAACCTATCTCCAGTAAGCGGCCGTGGCGCTGTCTCATGTTAAGCAACTGCAAATCCCTTAAAAGATATCTTTAGCTATCTGCAAAATGTTAGCTTAATATTAGGCAGACGTTAATCAACATTCAGGGGGGCGGCTCATATACAGGTTTATCGCTTTAGGCTTTGTACTATAGTCTGATTGGCTGCTTTGGTTGACAAGACAATCCAAAAACCATTTATGCCAGTTATGTAACAGTGGATAAGTAAAGATTTTCCACGGCTGATAAAGTCCATTACAGTATATTCAGGCATGCAAACTTGAACTAAAACCATACCTTAAGAATAGGTCCCGGATCTTATAAGTCAAATTAGTGAGAATTCGGTCGAGAATCAATATTGGAATATTAAGGATAAAATATGGATAAAATATCCATATTATGTGAGGGAATTCAGGTAGGTTGTCAGATTTATATTTTTGTTGGTGATGCCCAACTTTTTCCTGATATGATTGCGGTGCGTATCAACCGTACTGGTGGCTACATTCATGGTTTTGGCAATTTCTTTTGTCGTTTTACCCTGTTTGATCATATCCACTACCTGGATTTCAGTCGGCGAGAGTTTAATGAATTTATTGGATAAATCGTGAATAAAAGGTGATATAATGTCATTTAAATTCGATTCGATGATATCGATATAGGCCTTTTTGCTATCCTTAGCGTTTTTCGATTTTAATTTTTCCAGATACGGTATAATCCGTTTAGAAACATTTAACAGCACTTTTTCTTCGAGTTCGGTCTTATCCAACTCTCTTTGTTCCAACAGAACTTTTAATGCCGTAACAACTTCCTCAAGGTTCTGGGTTTTGATTTTTAGCTCTTCTTCCGATTGTTTACCCTCGGTGACGTCAGATATCATTACCAAAATTTGAATGATTTCCCCGTTTTCATCCTTAATCGGATTGGCCACTATCCTGCCAACCCTTTTCTTGCCATTCTTGCGATAAAATCCAAGCTCGTAAGGGGCAACTTTCTTGCCGGTCATCCTTTGTGTAAATTTTGCCTCGGCCTTAACTTTGCCTTCTTCGGACAAAAAGGGAACATCCAAAAAATGTTTTCCAATAAATTTCTCCAGACTGTACCCGAGCCAGTCATGTATCTTTGCATTCATATCCAGGACAATGCCCTTGCTATCAAGAAGTACGATCGCTTCCGGTGAAAGTTCAAATATATCTCGATACTTCTTCTCGCTTTGCCTAAGTCTGTTCTCCATTTGCTTGCTTTGGTCTATGTCATGAACGACGGTTACTCTGACATTTCGGCCTTTATATTGGGTCATCTTGCCGTGAATTTTAACTTGAAAAGTGGTTCCATCTTTCTTCTGGGCAACTGCTTCATAGGGTTCTTCATATCCGGACAAGATATGCTGCTTTACCAATTCTTTGGATTCCGGAGCAATGACGTCGGTACCAAATATGCCCATCAACTCATCATGCGCATACCCAAACATTTCGGCAGCGGTATGATTGGTGTCGATACAAATGCCTTTATCGGAAATAAATACGGCTTCAAATGATGCATCCGCTAAGGCACGATAACGTTCCTCATTATCCCGCAAATCCTTCTCTGTTCGTTGGCGCTCGATGATTTCTTTCTTTAATTGCTCATTTATGCGGCCCAGCTCGGCTGTGCGGTCTGCTACACGCTGTTCCAGTTTTTCACGGGCTTTGCGAAGTGCTTCTTCTGCCTGTTTGCGCTGGGTGATATCGGTATCTGTGCCGATGACGCGGATCGGATTGCCCTTTGTATCTCGAATCGCTGTTCCACGCACCAGAATCCAGCGGTTGGAACCATCTTTGTGCCGCATGCGATGTTCAAAAATGTACTCAGGCGTTTTGCCTTCAATATGGGCCTGAAAAGCATCCATCACCGGCTGTTTGTCATCCGGATGAACGAATCCCGCCCAAATATCCAAATCGTTTGGAATTTCATCGTCACGGTAGCCTAAAATGGCTTTAACGTTCGGGTCGAGATAAAATTCGTTGGTCTGTAGATTGACATCCCATACGCCAACACTAGCGGCACGTGTTGCCAGTTCGTAGCGCTCCTGTCCTATGCGCAGATTCTTCTCTGCCTGCTTGCGCTCAATTGTTTCCTGCTTCAAATCTTCGTTTGCATTTGCCAGATCGGCGGTGCGTGCTTTTATTCGCTGTTCCATTTCATCATAAACTTTTTGCAGAGCTTCGTCCGCCCTTTTGCGCTCAGTAATGTCACGGCCAAGACCGCTGATATAGGGTTCATGCCCATCCTTTTTAACCAAAACATTGCGGTACTCGACATAGTATGCGTTTCCATCTTTCGCCTGGAATATAACCACACCCTCGGAGCAGCCCTGCTCGATGATCTCCTTCAAATAAGTTTCTCGGAATACGTGTCGAAATTTGGGAATGATGAAATCATCAATGGGTCGACCGATTAATTCTTCAACCGCATATCCTGAAAGTTGGCACACGGCGGGATTGACATTCAGCAGGCAGCCGTCCAGATCGTGGATCATAACGAGGTCACTGATCCGGCTAAAAAGATCCCGATAGCTTTCTTCCAGCTCCTTTAGACTGAGCTTCGGTGCTTCACAGGTTGCATCTTTGGCCATAGGTATACCCTCCAGTTTGATCTAATATATCGACTTGGTTGGCCCTGACAAGACAATTCGATACGCAGTGAGGGGCGTTTTGTGGTCATAACGATAAATGAGCTCATACACAAATGAAAAATCGAGTGATAAGGCAAATTCGCGTTGTATCTTATTGTTTTAGCATAAAACCAATCTTTTTTGGTTAAATCGCGAAAATTATCGCCCCTAAACACCATTTGTTTATCCTAAATTTAGTGCAAATTGACAAACCAACCCATTATAGGCCAATATGACAGATTTAAAAGCAAAAATTAACGGGCTATTGCCCAGTATGTCGCAGTTCACGGTCAAAATGGGCGGCCCATAATATAGATGCACTGAGGAACGAGGACATGAATACGACTGCATTTTTGCAAAAGCTTTTGTTGAGTCTGGCCGTCCTGGCGGTAATTGCGGCCGGGCCTGCGGGGCCTGCCACAGCCGAAACGGCCAGAAAGGGCAAATTCTCCCTCACAGAGGCGTCACCTGAACTCTTTTACTCGGCCATGCGCTATGATAAGTTTTTCGGGGATGCCAACACAGTTCACGGCGGTATCCTTGAGCGCTCCAACCTGCTAGGCAATCCCGGCAATGTTCGCCAAACGCTGGTCGATCACGGCCTTTATATGAACGTCGGTGTCACGCAGTTCCTGCAGCGCAATTTTTCCGGTGGCGATGACAAAAACACGCGCTACAACGGTTCGACCGACCTGTGGATGTGGTATGACACCGGCAAAGCCGACCTCTGGCCCGGCGGCGCGCTCTTTGTGCACGGTGAAGGCCGGTGGCGATCCGGTATCAACAATGATGTCGGATCTTTTCAGTCGGCCAACCATGACCAGCAATTTCCCGATACGGATTCAAGCAACAACAATTGGGCACTGTCTGAATGGTACTACATCCAGTCCCTGCCCTGGAACCTAATGGCGGCCGGCGGCAAGATGAATTTTGCTTCATATGGCGACACCAACATACTGGCCAACCGGGAACGCAGCCAATTTTTATATTCGGGGCTGGTTGTCAACCCGATTCCCGGAGAGTATTTTCCATATACCACCCTGATCGGATGGCTCAACTGGTCGCCCAACAAAATGCATTCGCTTACGGCTGTCACCGGCATAAACAGTGATGATGCAAAGGCCACAGCCGAAGTCGGTACTTTCGATACCCTTACCACCAGGGACCTCTCCTTCGTCTTTGATTATGTTTTCTCCTATGAAATCGCCTCAAAACCCGGCCGCTTCCTGGTGGATCTCGCCTATTCGACCAAGGAGAGAGCCAGCTTCGATATTTCCAGACAAAGGCTGTTCGCGCAGCTCATTGGTGAAGTGCCCATCGACGAAAAGTCCAGCAACTATACGGTGATCGGCAATTTTTCCCAGTACCTGTGGGTGAAGGAGGGAAGTCAAGGGCTAATGCGCAACAATCTGGCGCCGCGCGGTATTGGCATCTTTTGCCGCTTTGGGTGGCATCCCGAGGATCGCAACGTCATTGATGAATTTTACAGCTTCGGCTTACGAGGAATCGGCGTGTCCCTTCCAGGCCGCGACGATGACGAGTGGGGCCTTGGCTGGGCCGGATCCCACATTTCTGGCGACCTGCGCGATCTTGTCGATGATCTGCGGACCTGGGAGCATGCGTTCGAAGCTTATTACAACTATATGGTAACCCCTGCAGCGCACTTGTCTGTCAATGCTCAGGCCATCCGCCCGGTGGACGAACAATTCGATACGGCCTATACCCTGGGCTTGCGGCTGCAGGTCGACTTTTAGGGCATATTGAAAATCAGGACCGAAAACTTTTCCATTGACGCAAGATTCGTCACCCATCAAAAAAGAGCGCCTTTAAAACCTCCGATAGAGAAGGAAGTGCCAATGAAGCTGAACAGGAAAACAAAGATCGTGCTTTTACTGTGCTGTATGGCCCTGGCTATTGTATGCACGGGGGTTGCGGTTGCCAGCGAGCCCCACGATGGCGAGACTATTGCCTTTCCCCCCAGCTTGGACAGTTACGGTGATGCGGATATCAAAAGTATCGGAGCCATCTTAAAAAACCGCATTCAGCAGGAACCTTTCAATCTGGTCGCCACCCTGATTTTCATCCTGGCCATTTTGCATACATTCTCGGCCAGCAAGTTTCTGGCCATCGCCCATAAATGGGAACACGAACACGCGGAAAAAATCAAAGCCGGCCAAATCAAACCCTATGAGGTCCACCTGGGGGCCCGATTGTTTCATTTTTTTGGCGAAGTGGAAGTCATCTTTGGTCTCTGGGCCGTTGCGCTGGCGGTGGCGATCATTGGATTTTACGATTGGCACACCCTGGTATATTACGTCAGCCACAAAGTCAATTTCAACGAAGCCATGTTTATCGTGGTCATCATGACCCTGGCTTC belongs to Desulfobacterales bacterium and includes:
- a CDS encoding PAS domain S-box protein; translation: MAKDATCEAPKLSLKELEESYRDLFSRISDLVMIHDLDGCLLNVNPAVCQLSGYAVEELIGRPIDDFIIPKFRHVFRETYLKEIIEQGCSEGVVIFQAKDGNAYYVEYRNVLVKKDGHEPYISGLGRDITERKRADEALQKVYDEMEQRIKARTADLANANEDLKQETIERKQAEKNLRIGQERYELATRAASVGVWDVNLQTNEFYLDPNVKAILGYRDDEIPNDLDIWAGFVHPDDKQPVMDAFQAHIEGKTPEYIFEHRMRHKDGSNRWILVRGTAIRDTKGNPIRVIGTDTDITQRKQAEEALRKAREKLEQRVADRTAELGRINEQLKKEIIERQRTEKDLRDNEERYRALADASFEAVFISDKGICIDTNHTAAEMFGYAHDELMGIFGTDVIAPESKELVKQHILSGYEEPYEAVAQKKDGTTFQVKIHGKMTQYKGRNVRVTVVHDIDQSKQMENRLRQSEKKYRDIFELSPEAIVLLDSKGIVLDMNAKIHDWLGYSLEKFIGKHFLDVPFLSEEGKVKAEAKFTQRMTGKKVAPYELGFYRKNGKKRVGRIVANPIKDENGEIIQILVMISDVTEGKQSEEELKIKTQNLEEVVTALKVLLEQRELDKTELEEKVLLNVSKRIIPYLEKLKSKNAKDSKKAYIDIIESNLNDIISPFIHDLSNKFIKLSPTEIQVVDMIKQGKTTKEIAKTMNVATSTVDTHRNHIRKKLGITNKNINLTTYLNSLT
- a CDS encoding carbohydrate porin, whose amino-acid sequence is MNTTAFLQKLLLSLAVLAVIAAGPAGPATAETARKGKFSLTEASPELFYSAMRYDKFFGDANTVHGGILERSNLLGNPGNVRQTLVDHGLYMNVGVTQFLQRNFSGGDDKNTRYNGSTDLWMWYDTGKADLWPGGALFVHGEGRWRSGINNDVGSFQSANHDQQFPDTDSSNNNWALSEWYYIQSLPWNLMAAGGKMNFASYGDTNILANRERSQFLYSGLVVNPIPGEYFPYTTLIGWLNWSPNKMHSLTAVTGINSDDAKATAEVGTFDTLTTRDLSFVFDYVFSYEIASKPGRFLVDLAYSTKERASFDISRQRLFAQLIGEVPIDEKSSNYTVIGNFSQYLWVKEGSQGLMRNNLAPRGIGIFCRFGWHPEDRNVIDEFYSFGLRGIGVSLPGRDDDEWGLGWAGSHISGDLRDLVDDLRTWEHAFEAYYNYMVTPAAHLSVNAQAIRPVDEQFDTAYTLGLRLQVDF